The Desmonostoc muscorum LEGE 12446 genome includes a region encoding these proteins:
- a CDS encoding hydrogenase maturation protease, protein MNCNVIAIGYGNELRSDDGIGQRVAKALHLSNVKSLAVHQLTPELAQNLAHADLAIFIDACFTCQSSQIQVERLSPASFKIIAGHMGDPRSLLALTKAIYGYCPPSWWIKVPGVNFELGYTLSPTAETGVAIALQKVTQIIDETFSVLL, encoded by the coding sequence ATGAATTGCAATGTAATAGCTATTGGTTACGGTAATGAGTTGCGTAGTGATGATGGCATTGGTCAACGAGTAGCTAAGGCGTTGCATCTATCTAACGTGAAATCTCTTGCTGTCCATCAACTGACACCCGAACTTGCCCAAAATTTAGCCCATGCTGATTTAGCAATCTTTATTGATGCTTGTTTCACCTGCCAAAGTTCCCAGATACAAGTAGAACGACTTTCACCTGCATCTTTCAAGATTATCGCTGGACATATGGGCGATCCGCGATCGCTTTTAGCTCTGACTAAAGCAATCTACGGTTATTGTCCGCCGTCTTGGTGGATTAAAGTACCAGGAGTAAACTTTGAATTAGGCTACACCTTATCACCAACTGCCGAAACTGGAGTGGCGATCGCTTTACAAAAAGTTACCCAAATTATAGACGAAACTTTTAGCGTACTTCTTTAA
- a CDS encoding sulfurtransferase — protein MNTKFLISPQELTSLLAEKSSQTVIVDTRSQEDYAISHIPQSINIRDFFTYLLENSSPAGLKELQEYFAEIMSRVGISGTEKLIVYEDALNKGYGQSCRAAFLLKYLGCTQVSILHGGYKAWLKAGLPTTDEVPNRESSIFRLHPNADIMLTTAEMLEAIDNPAIIKLDVRDRNEWLGLSSSPYTPDFCPRKGRIPNAVWLEWHLLMNSESEIPTFRSPAEILQICQSLGITSESIVYIYCFKGSRAANTLIALEQAGISARNYFGSWNEWSRDFALPIDSRVMSA, from the coding sequence GTGAATACAAAATTCCTCATTTCTCCTCAAGAACTCACGTCGCTGTTAGCAGAAAAGTCATCACAGACTGTCATTGTCGATACGCGAAGTCAAGAAGATTATGCTATTTCTCATATTCCTCAATCCATAAATATTAGAGATTTTTTCACCTATCTTTTAGAGAATTCTTCCCCAGCAGGATTAAAGGAATTGCAAGAGTATTTTGCAGAAATTATGAGCAGGGTAGGAATATCTGGTACAGAAAAGTTAATTGTTTATGAAGATGCTTTAAATAAAGGTTATGGTCAATCTTGTCGAGCAGCTTTCTTACTGAAGTATTTGGGTTGCACTCAGGTATCTATTTTACACGGAGGATATAAAGCATGGCTCAAAGCAGGATTACCTACTACCGATGAAGTACCAAACCGTGAAAGTAGCATATTTAGATTACATCCCAATGCTGACATAATGCTTACTACTGCCGAAATGTTGGAAGCAATTGACAACCCAGCAATTATTAAATTAGATGTGCGCGATCGCAATGAATGGCTTGGGCTGAGTTCTTCTCCCTACACTCCTGATTTTTGTCCTCGTAAAGGTAGAATCCCTAACGCAGTATGGTTAGAATGGCATCTTCTGATGAATTCTGAATCGGAAATTCCCACGTTTCGATCGCCAGCTGAAATCCTACAAATTTGCCAGTCACTAGGTATTACTTCTGAGTCTATTGTGTATATTTACTGCTTTAAAGGTTCAAGGGCTGCGAATACATTAATAGCCCTTGAACAGGCAGGAATTTCTGCTAGAAATTATTTTGGCTCTTGGAATGAATGGTCTCGTGATTTTGCACTACCAATTGATAGCAGAGTAATGAGCGCATAG
- a CDS encoding CBS domain-containing protein: MLKASDIMTKDVATIRSSATVAEAVRLLKARDWKALIVDRRHEQDAYGIITESDIVYKVIAYGKDPSRIRVYEVMTKPCIVINPDLGLEYVARLFAEYNLHRAPVIQGELVGIISLADILANSNFLELPHTILLEQQLQDEIKKARAICDQKGIHSEECAAAWDVIEELQAEMAHQRDEKVMKTAFEEYCDEYPEAKGFYNT; this comes from the coding sequence ATGTTGAAAGCATCTGACATTATGACTAAAGATGTTGCTACAATTCGCAGTTCAGCAACGGTGGCTGAAGCAGTTAGACTCTTAAAAGCAAGGGACTGGAAAGCACTCATTGTAGATCGTCGCCATGAACAGGATGCCTACGGAATTATTACTGAAAGCGATATTGTATATAAAGTGATTGCTTATGGTAAAGATCCCTCTAGGATACGTGTTTATGAAGTGATGACCAAGCCTTGTATCGTCATCAATCCTGACCTTGGTTTAGAATACGTAGCACGATTATTTGCTGAGTATAATTTGCACAGAGCGCCTGTTATTCAGGGTGAACTAGTGGGTATCATTTCTCTAGCTGATATTCTAGCTAATAGTAACTTTCTTGAACTGCCACATACTATCCTACTAGAACAACAACTTCAGGACGAAATTAAAAAAGCTCGTGCAATTTGCGATCAAAAAGGCATCCATTCAGAAGAATGTGCTGCTGCTTGGGATGTCATTGAGGAATTACAAGCCGAGATGGCACATCAACGAGATGAGAAAGTCATGAAAACAGCTTTTGAAGAATACTGCGATGAATATCCAGAAGCCAAAGGATTCTATAACACTTGA
- a CDS encoding Ni/Fe hydrogenase subunit alpha encodes MKKIIIDPVSRIEGHAKISIYLDDTGQVSDARFHVTEFRGFEKFCEGRPLWEMPGITARICGICPVSHLLASAKAGDRILAVTIPKAAEKLRRLMNLGQIIQSHALSFFHLSAPDLLLGMDSDPAKRNVFGLIAAEPELARGGIRLRQFGQEIIEQLGGRKIHPSWAIPGGVREPLSSEGRTHIQNRIPEARATILDALDKFKNLLKDYEKEVQTFGNFPTLFMGLVTPDGLWENYDGHIRFVDSAGNIIADKLDAADYQKFIGEAVQPDSYLKSPYYRPLGYPDQSDYCHLDSGIYRVGPLARLNICSHIGTPLADAELREFRDRGKGTVTSSFFYHYARLIEILACIERIEIMMDDPDLLSNRLRADAGINQLEAVGVSEAPRGTLFHHYQVDENGLLQKVNLVIATGQNNLAMNRTVAQIARHFIHGSEIPEGMLNRVEAGIRAFDPCLSCSTHAAGQMPLHIQLVGIDGSVVNEVWRE; translated from the coding sequence ATGAAAAAAATAATCATCGACCCAGTTAGCCGAATTGAAGGACATGCCAAAATCAGTATTTATTTAGATGATACAGGACAAGTAAGCGATGCTCGCTTTCATGTTACAGAATTTCGCGGATTTGAAAAGTTTTGTGAAGGTCGCCCGTTGTGGGAAATGCCAGGAATTACGGCGCGGATTTGTGGAATTTGTCCGGTGAGTCATTTGTTGGCATCGGCGAAGGCTGGCGATCGCATTCTCGCTGTTACAATTCCTAAAGCAGCTGAAAAACTGCGCCGTTTGATGAATTTGGGACAAATTATCCAATCCCACGCCCTGAGTTTCTTCCACCTCAGCGCCCCAGATTTATTATTAGGCATGGATAGCGATCCTGCAAAACGCAATGTATTTGGCTTAATTGCAGCCGAACCAGAACTAGCCCGTGGCGGAATCCGCTTGCGTCAATTTGGACAAGAAATTATTGAACAATTGGGAGGGCGCAAAATACATCCATCATGGGCAATTCCTGGTGGTGTCCGCGAACCTTTATCCTCAGAAGGACGAACCCATATTCAAAACCGTATCCCAGAAGCACGCGCCACAATATTAGATGCACTGGATAAATTTAAAAACTTACTCAAAGATTATGAAAAAGAAGTGCAAACCTTCGGCAATTTTCCTACCTTATTTATGGGGTTAGTCACTCCTGATGGTTTGTGGGAAAACTACGACGGACATATTCGTTTTGTAGATAGTGCTGGGAATATTATTGCTGATAAACTCGATGCAGCTGATTATCAAAAATTTATTGGTGAAGCAGTTCAACCAGATTCTTATTTAAAATCTCCTTATTATCGTCCTTTAGGTTATCCTGACCAGAGCGACTATTGTCATTTAGATAGTGGTATTTATCGAGTCGGACCGCTAGCGCGTCTGAATATTTGCAGTCATATTGGTACACCTTTAGCCGATGCAGAGTTGAGAGAATTTAGAGACAGAGGTAAAGGCACTGTCACCTCATCATTTTTCTATCACTACGCCCGCTTAATTGAAATTTTGGCTTGCATTGAACGCATAGAAATTATGATGGATGACCCGGATTTATTATCAAATCGATTGCGGGCTGATGCTGGCATTAATCAATTAGAAGCTGTCGGTGTAAGTGAAGCACCACGCGGTACATTATTTCATCATTATCAAGTTGATGAAAACGGCTTACTTCAAAAAGTAAATTTAGTCATTGCCACAGGTCAGAATAATCTAGCAATGAATCGCACAGTCGCGCAAATTGCCCGACATTTTATTCACGGTTCAGAAATTCCTGAAGGAATGTTAAACAGAGTTGAGGCAGGAATCAGAGCTTTTGACCCTTGTTTGAGTTGTTCAACTCATGCAGCAGGTCAAATGCCCTTGCATATTCAATTAGTTGGGATAGATGGGAGTGTTGTTAATGAGGTTTGGCGAGAGTAG
- a CDS encoding oxidoreductase, with the protein MARLKLATVWLGGCSGCHMSFLDLDEWLIDLAQQVDLVFSPFADVKEYPQGVDVVLVEGAIANEEHLEMIQRVRERSQILVSFGDCAVTGNVTALRNPLGSAEPVLQRCYIEAADIYGTIPHEPGIVPTLLDKVIPVHTVVPVDIYLPGCPPNATRIKAVLEPLLRGEKPLLEGREFIKFG; encoded by the coding sequence ATGGCTCGTTTAAAATTAGCAACGGTATGGTTAGGCGGGTGTTCTGGCTGTCATATGTCTTTTCTCGATTTGGATGAATGGCTGATTGATTTAGCACAACAAGTGGATTTAGTTTTTAGTCCTTTTGCTGATGTTAAAGAATATCCCCAAGGAGTGGATGTGGTGTTAGTTGAGGGTGCAATTGCTAATGAAGAACACCTGGAAATGATTCAGAGAGTAAGAGAGCGATCGCAAATTCTTGTTTCTTTTGGCGATTGTGCTGTCACTGGTAATGTTACCGCTTTACGCAATCCTTTAGGTAGTGCCGAACCTGTTCTTCAACGTTGTTACATCGAAGCAGCGGATATTTACGGCACAATCCCCCATGAACCTGGTATTGTCCCAACCTTATTAGATAAAGTGATACCAGTGCATACAGTAGTACCAGTTGATATTTATTTGCCGGGGTGTCCACCTAATGCAACTCGAATTAAAGCAGTGTTAGAGCCACTGTTAAGAGGAGAAAAACCACTCCTAGAAGGACGTGAATTTATCAAGTTTGGTTAA
- a CDS encoding bifunctional acetate--CoA ligase family protein/GNAT family N-acetyltransferase, whose translation MQKPIQSSIEHAYDILRTEKVNPLDAIFAPKSVAVIGASEKADSVGRTLLWNLISNPFGGTIFPVNLKRHSILGIKAYPTIFDVPELVDLAVIATPAPTVPNIISQCVDAGVKGAIILSAGFKEAGAEGLALEQQILEQAHRSKMRIIGPNCLGVMSPRTGLNATFASTMARPGNVGFISQSGALCTAILDWSFRENVGFSAFVSLGSMLDVGWGDLIYYLGDDPQTKSIVIYMESIGNARSFLSAAREVALTKPIIVIKAGRTAAAAKAAASHTGALTGSDEVLDAAFRRCGVLRVNSISDLFDMAEVLAKQPRPKGPRLTIVTNAGGPGVLATDALIAAGGEVAAISEETTAALNQILPTHWSHGNPIDILGDADPQRYTKALEIAAKDPNSDGLLVILTPQAMTDPTQTAEQLKPYAQIAGKPILASWMGGADIAAGEMILNRSHIPTYTYPDTAARIFSYMWQSSYNLRGIYETPVMPEFDSASGIPDRNCVEKIIQTARQAQRTILTEFESKQILAAYGIPVVATCVSKSEDEAVECAETIGYPVVLKLFSEIITHKTDVGGVQLNLKDADAVRQAYRTIESSLQEKLQHDPDYSDAMNRVSTKLFLGVTVQPMVKMAGYELIIGSSLDAQFGPVLLFGTGGQLVEVFHDRAIALPPLNTTLARRMMEQTQIYKALKGVRGRKSVDLAALEQLMVVFSQLVVEQRWIKEIDINPLLASSEQLIALDARIILHEPNVKQSELPKLAIRPYPTQYVSNWTMKDGTPVTIRPIRPEDEPLMVQFHKTLSEQSVYFRYFHLIKLQSRVAHERLTRICFIDYDREIALVVEHQNPETQTREILAVGRLSKIHGTSEAEFAIVVSDRCQCQGIGTELLQRLLQVSQDEQLNKITADILVDNYGMQKVCEKLGFRIECTDDPTIVKAQIDI comes from the coding sequence ATGCAAAAGCCTATCCAGTCATCCATCGAACACGCCTATGATATTTTGCGAACCGAGAAAGTTAATCCTCTCGATGCTATCTTTGCCCCAAAAAGTGTTGCGGTAATTGGTGCTAGCGAAAAGGCTGATAGTGTTGGACGTACTCTGTTATGGAACTTAATTAGTAATCCTTTTGGTGGAACTATTTTCCCTGTTAATCTCAAGCGCCACAGCATTCTGGGAATCAAAGCCTACCCGACTATCTTTGATGTCCCAGAACTAGTGGATTTAGCAGTTATCGCCACCCCAGCACCAACAGTCCCAAACATTATCAGTCAGTGCGTTGATGCAGGTGTCAAAGGTGCAATTATCCTCAGTGCTGGTTTTAAAGAAGCTGGCGCAGAGGGTCTAGCCTTGGAACAGCAAATACTTGAGCAAGCACATCGTAGCAAAATGCGGATTATAGGTCCAAATTGCTTAGGTGTGATGAGTCCGCGCACAGGTTTAAATGCGACTTTTGCCAGTACAATGGCGCGTCCTGGGAATGTCGGCTTTATTAGTCAAAGTGGAGCGCTTTGTACTGCTATCCTTGATTGGAGTTTTCGGGAAAACGTTGGTTTTAGCGCCTTTGTTTCCCTTGGTTCAATGCTGGATGTGGGTTGGGGAGATTTAATTTACTACCTTGGTGATGACCCGCAGACAAAAAGTATTGTAATTTACATGGAATCAATTGGAAATGCGCGATCGTTTCTCTCAGCAGCGCGGGAAGTTGCTTTAACTAAGCCGATTATTGTAATTAAAGCAGGACGTACCGCAGCCGCAGCCAAAGCAGCAGCTTCTCATACTGGCGCACTCACAGGCAGTGATGAGGTTCTGGATGCAGCTTTCCGGCGTTGTGGGGTGTTGCGCGTCAACAGCATCTCTGACTTGTTCGATATGGCGGAGGTATTAGCAAAACAACCCCGTCCCAAAGGGCCACGCCTGACAATTGTAACTAACGCAGGTGGTCCTGGAGTCCTGGCTACCGATGCTTTAATTGCTGCTGGTGGAGAAGTTGCAGCAATTTCTGAAGAAACAACCGCAGCTTTAAATCAAATACTACCAACACATTGGAGTCACGGTAACCCGATTGACATTCTCGGCGACGCTGACCCTCAGCGATATACCAAAGCCTTAGAAATTGCTGCCAAAGATCCAAATAGTGACGGCTTATTGGTGATTCTGACTCCTCAAGCAATGACAGACCCCACCCAAACCGCTGAACAATTGAAACCTTACGCACAGATAGCAGGTAAACCCATTCTTGCCAGTTGGATGGGAGGAGCAGACATCGCAGCAGGTGAAATGATTCTCAATCGTAGCCATATCCCCACATATACTTACCCCGATACTGCTGCTCGGATTTTTAGTTACATGTGGCAGTCTAGCTATAATTTACGCGGTATCTACGAAACTCCTGTAATGCCTGAATTTGATTCCGCTTCAGGCATACCAGACCGTAATTGTGTGGAAAAAATTATCCAAACAGCACGTCAGGCACAGCGAACTATTCTCACAGAGTTTGAATCCAAGCAAATTTTAGCAGCTTATGGTATTCCGGTGGTTGCGACTTGCGTTTCTAAAAGCGAGGATGAAGCAGTTGAATGTGCTGAAACAATTGGTTATCCAGTGGTTTTAAAGCTGTTTTCCGAGATAATTACTCATAAAACTGATGTTGGCGGCGTGCAGTTAAATCTGAAAGATGCTGATGCTGTACGACAGGCCTACCGTACTATTGAATCCTCTTTACAGGAGAAATTGCAACATGACCCTGATTATTCAGACGCGATGAATCGCGTCTCTACAAAACTGTTCTTGGGTGTAACGGTGCAGCCAATGGTAAAAATGGCTGGTTATGAATTGATTATTGGTAGTAGTCTGGATGCACAGTTTGGGCCGGTGTTGCTATTTGGCACAGGAGGACAGCTAGTTGAGGTTTTTCACGATCGCGCGATCGCACTTCCACCCCTGAATACCACTTTAGCGCGGCGGATGATGGAACAAACACAAATTTATAAAGCGCTCAAAGGAGTCCGGGGGCGCAAAAGTGTTGATCTGGCTGCCCTTGAACAATTAATGGTGGTATTTAGTCAATTAGTTGTAGAACAACGTTGGATTAAGGAAATCGATATTAACCCATTGCTGGCTTCCTCTGAACAATTAATCGCCCTCGATGCTCGAATTATCCTTCACGAACCGAATGTTAAACAAAGCGAACTACCAAAGTTAGCAATTCGACCTTATCCTACACAATATGTCAGCAATTGGACGATGAAAGATGGCACTCCTGTTACCATTCGTCCCATTCGTCCAGAAGATGAACCGTTGATGGTGCAATTTCACAAGACACTCTCAGAACAAAGCGTTTATTTCCGGTATTTTCACTTAATTAAACTCCAGTCGAGAGTAGCCCATGAACGGTTGACACGTATCTGTTTTATTGATTATGACCGCGAAATAGCCTTAGTTGTGGAACATCAAAATCCCGAAACGCAGACACGGGAAATTTTGGCAGTTGGTCGGTTAAGTAAAATACATGGTACGAGTGAAGCAGAATTTGCGATAGTGGTGAGCGATCGCTGTCAATGTCAAGGTATAGGAACCGAGTTACTACAAAGGTTACTGCAAGTTAGTCAAGATGAGCAACTAAATAAAATTACTGCTGATATCTTGGTTGATAATTATGGTATGCAAAAAGTTTGTGAGAAACTGGGTTTTCGCATCGAATGCACAGACGATCCTACTATAGTCAAAGCCCAAATCGATATCTAA